In Ochotona princeps isolate mOchPri1 chromosome 22, mOchPri1.hap1, whole genome shotgun sequence, the following are encoded in one genomic region:
- the LOC131482968 gene encoding uncharacterized LOC128706665 homolog: protein MSLHTLWKDYKVVIVMVPLVGLIHLGWHRIRSSPIFQVPSRDGSPEPDSLALAGLQKSPASGK from the coding sequence ATGAGCCTCCATACCCTCTGGAAGGACTACAAGGTTGTGATTGTTATGGTACCTCTGGTCGGGCTCATACACCTGGGGTGGCACCGAATCAGAAGCAGCCCCATTTTCCAGGTCCCCAGCAGAGACGGAAGTCCTGAGCCAGACAGCCTGGCACTCGCAGGTCTACAGAAGAGCCCAGCCTCAGGGAAATAG
- the LOC131482989 gene encoding uncharacterized LOC128706666 homolog gives MKNTSWIRKNWLLVAGVTFIGVHLGTYLLQRAAKQSVKSQSGSQQKSIEE, from the coding sequence ATGAAAAACACCAGTTGGATCAGGAAGAACTGGCTTCTTGTTGCCGGGGTGACTTTCATAGGTGTCCATCTGGGCACATACCTGCTACAGAGGGCTGCCAAGCAGTCCGTAAAATCTCAGTCTGGAAGCCAGCAGAAGAGTATTGaagaatga
- the MKKS gene encoding molecular chaperone MKKS isoform X2 yields the protein MSRLEAKKPSLCTGTQPIGSLGHVTPRSYGSVKNVCPARFGSKHFFHLLPDEATVCSLLLGNRNDSAWDELKLTCHSALNVLQLTLKEPWVLLGGGCTETHLAAYIRHRVHNEAADILSDEGVTRTELELVAEAFCRALEALASSLEHDGGGTLTDTRHGHCWSIQADPPSGVGWADLLSRCGCGLFSSQEGLSWASLGSACPPSAPHTCLPPTAPDSASSLAVDCLTAKLGGLQVAVETANLILDLCYVIEDQN from the exons ATGTCTCGTTTAGAAGCTAAGAAGCCATCACTGTGTACAG GAACACAACCTATTGGTTCCCTAGGCCACGTGACCCCCAGGAGTTATGGAAGTGTGAAAAACGTGTGCCCTGCTCGGTTTGGCTCCAAgcatttttttcatcttcttcCTGATGAAGCGACCGTCTGCAGCTTGCTTCTCGGCAACAGGAACGACAGTGCCTGGGATGAGCTGAAG CTCACGTGTCACTCAGCACTGAATGTCCTGCAGCTGACGCTCAAGGAGCCTTGGGTTTTGCTAGGAGGCGGCTGTACTGAAACTCACCTGGCTGCATATATCAGACACAGG GTTCATAACGAGGCGGCGGACATCCTCAGTGACGAGGGGGTTACTCGGACTGAACTGGAGCTAGTCGCGGAAGCCTTCTGCAGAGCCCTGGAGGCTCTCGCCAGCTCCCTGGAACATGACGGAGGTGGAACTCTCACTGATACCAGGCATGGACACTGCTGGTCGATTCAGGCAGATCCTCCCTCCGGGGTCGGCTGGGCAGACCTGCTCTCCCGGTGCGGCTGTGGGTTATTCAGCAGCCAGGAAGGACTCAGCTGGGCTTCTTTAGGAAGCGCATGCCCTCCATCTGCACCCCACACCTGCCTTCCACCTACAGCTCCCGATTCCGCCAGCAGCCTGGCCGTGGATTGTTTGACTGCCAAGCTGGGTGGTCTGCAGGTGGCTGTAGAGACAGCCAATTTGATTTTGGACCTTTGTTATGTCATTGAAGATCAAAACTGA
- the MKKS gene encoding molecular chaperone MKKS isoform X1 — protein MSRLEAKKPSLCTGEPLTHEQVRATLSVLKGITASCYGPSGRLKQVHNGRGGYVCTSSQSSALLGHLAVTHPLLKILTAAVQSQAACFGDCGLFTAILSCSLIESDQRLGLSPATVVKVNKCLLSLCTNYLRSEACRCRVPVDFSRSHILLCLVRTVLTSKPACMLTRKEIEHISAVILRAFLLTIPETAEDHFVLGKAIIVPLKGHSVMDSLVLPGILIEMSEVQFRRILPFKKSSVLKVALFGMSLSGDFCDTGEGTVTVSQGVSLEKAVLDQLLRLGRQLVGDHVDLVLCQKVVHPSLKQLLSSHRIIVIDRVGVTLMEPLRKVTGTQPIGSLGHVTPRSYGSVKNVCPARFGSKHFFHLLPDEATVCSLLLGNRNDSAWDELKLTCHSALNVLQLTLKEPWVLLGGGCTETHLAAYIRHRVHNEAADILSDEGVTRTELELVAEAFCRALEALASSLEHDGGGTLTDTRHGHCWSIQADPPSGVGWADLLSRCGCGLFSSQEGLSWASLGSACPPSAPHTCLPPTAPDSASSLAVDCLTAKLGGLQVAVETANLILDLCYVIEDQN, from the exons ATGTCTCGTTTAGAAGCTAAGAAGCCATCACTGTGTACAGGTGAACCACTGACGCACGAGCAGGTCAGGGCCACACTGTCTGTCCTGAAGGGCATCACAGCATCATGCTACGGCCCTTCGGGGAGGCTGAAGCAGGTGCACAATGGCCGCGGAGGCTACGTGTGCACAAGCTCACAGTCCTCGGCCCTGCTCGGCCACCTGGCCGTCACTCACCCCCTGCTAAAGATCCTGACGGCCGCAGTGCAGAGTCAGGCAGCCTGCTTCGGCGACTGCGGCCTGTTCacggccatcctcagctgcagcCTGATTGAGAGCGATCAGCGGCTGGGCTTGAGCCCTGCCACTGTCGTTAAGGTAAATAAATGCCTCCTGAGTCTCTGCACCAATTACCTCCGGTCGGAGGCCTGCCGCTGCCGCGTCCCGGTAGACTTCAGTCGCAGCCACATCCTGCTGTGCTTGGTGCGCACTGTACTAACAAGCAAGCCCGCCTGTATGCTCACCAGGAAGGAGATTGAACACATCAGCGCTGTGATTCTGAGAGCCTTTTTGCTGACGATCCCAGAAACTGCTGAAGACCACTTCGTATTAGGAAAGGCCATAATTGTGCCTTTGAAAGGCCACAGCGTAATGGATTCTCTTGTGTTACCCGGAATACTCATCGAAATGTCAGAAGTCCAGTTCAGGAGaatcttgcctttcaaaaaatcaaGTGTCCTGAAAGTGGCTCTTTTTGGCATGTCTTTATCTGGAGATTTTTGTGACACTGGAGAAGGAACCGTGACGGTCAGTCAGGGGGTCTCTCTTGAAAAGGCAGTCCTGGACCAGTTGCTTAGGTTAGGAAGGCAGCTAGTCGGTGATCATGTGGACCTTGTGCTGTGCCAAAAAGTCGTTCACCCGTCTCTGAAACAGCTTCTCAGCTCACATCGCATCATTGTCATAGACAGGGTCGGAGTGACTCTCATGGAACCCCTGAGGAAGGTGACAG GAACACAACCTATTGGTTCCCTAGGCCACGTGACCCCCAGGAGTTATGGAAGTGTGAAAAACGTGTGCCCTGCTCGGTTTGGCTCCAAgcatttttttcatcttcttcCTGATGAAGCGACCGTCTGCAGCTTGCTTCTCGGCAACAGGAACGACAGTGCCTGGGATGAGCTGAAG CTCACGTGTCACTCAGCACTGAATGTCCTGCAGCTGACGCTCAAGGAGCCTTGGGTTTTGCTAGGAGGCGGCTGTACTGAAACTCACCTGGCTGCATATATCAGACACAGG GTTCATAACGAGGCGGCGGACATCCTCAGTGACGAGGGGGTTACTCGGACTGAACTGGAGCTAGTCGCGGAAGCCTTCTGCAGAGCCCTGGAGGCTCTCGCCAGCTCCCTGGAACATGACGGAGGTGGAACTCTCACTGATACCAGGCATGGACACTGCTGGTCGATTCAGGCAGATCCTCCCTCCGGGGTCGGCTGGGCAGACCTGCTCTCCCGGTGCGGCTGTGGGTTATTCAGCAGCCAGGAAGGACTCAGCTGGGCTTCTTTAGGAAGCGCATGCCCTCCATCTGCACCCCACACCTGCCTTCCACCTACAGCTCCCGATTCCGCCAGCAGCCTGGCCGTGGATTGTTTGACTGCCAAGCTGGGTGGTCTGCAGGTGGCTGTAGAGACAGCCAATTTGATTTTGGACCTTTGTTATGTCATTGAAGATCAAAACTGA